The following coding sequences are from one Arcobacter nitrofigilis DSM 7299 window:
- a CDS encoding flagellar hook-basal body protein, whose protein sequence is MNQGMYPLAAAMVNQINRVDTVSNNLANSRTIGFKQENLAEGTFNNYLLKANLEGKKPEYINELTNKVPKIDQKFIDSSQGPIVQTGNNLDFALKEPQTFFAVLDQNGNVQYTKDGSFKNSDGFLVDSNGNNVLSGDGEPIAIEDGFKQAIGVFNIDYKNLEKFGDNNYKLKDEQQVAVQVQAEENNENFILQGSLEQSNVNSVMAMVQLIEAQRSYEQAQKGITGIDSMNKTIIQKLGNG, encoded by the coding sequence ATGAATCAAGGTATGTACCCACTAGCTGCTGCAATGGTAAATCAAATAAATAGAGTTGATACTGTCTCTAATAATTTAGCTAATAGTAGAACTATTGGATTTAAGCAAGAAAACTTAGCCGAAGGTACTTTTAATAATTATTTATTAAAAGCAAATCTTGAGGGTAAAAAACCTGAATATATAAATGAATTAACAAATAAAGTTCCTAAAATCGATCAAAAATTTATTGACAGTTCTCAAGGCCCAATAGTTCAAACTGGAAATAATTTGGATTTTGCTTTAAAAGAACCTCAAACTTTTTTTGCAGTTTTGGATCAAAATGGTAATGTGCAATACACAAAAGATGGTTCATTTAAAAATAGTGATGGTTTTTTAGTAGATTCAAATGGTAATAATGTTTTAAGTGGAGATGGGGAACCAATAGCTATTGAAGATGGTTTTAAGCAAGCAATTGGAGTATTTAACATTGATTATAAAAATTTAGAAAAATTTGGAGATAATAATTACAAATTAAAAGATGAACAACAAGTAGCAGTACAAGTTCAAGCAGAAGAAAATAATGAAAACTTTATACTTCAAGGCTCTTTAGAACAATCAAATGTTAATAGTGTTATGGCAATGGTTCAATTAATTGAGGCTCAAAGAAGTTATGAACAAGCACAAAAAGGCATAACGGGCATTGATAGTATGAATAAAACAATAATCCAAAAATTAGGTAATGGGTAA
- a CDS encoding response regulator — translation MKILIVDDSSTMRRIIGNVVMQLGIDKEDFDEAEDGVKAWSKLANKQYDVILTDWNMPNMNGLDLVKKVRKEGNHQSTPIIMITTEGGKGEVITALKAGVNNYIVKPFNADILKEKLDGVFKK, via the coding sequence ATGAAAATACTAATAGTTGATGATAGTTCTACTATGAGAAGAATTATTGGTAATGTTGTGATGCAATTAGGAATTGATAAAGAAGATTTCGATGAAGCTGAAGATGGAGTAAAGGCTTGGAGTAAATTAGCTAACAAACAATATGATGTAATTTTAACTGATTGGAATATGCCTAATATGAACGGTCTTGATTTAGTTAAAAAAGTAAGAAAAGAAGGTAATCATCAGAGTACACCTATAATTATGATTACTACAGAAGGTGGTAAAGGCGAAGTTATTACTGCTTTAAAAGCTGGAGTGAATAATTATATTGTTAAACCTTTTAATGCAGACATATTAAAAGAAAAATTAGATGGTGTATTTAAAAAATAG
- the flgG gene encoding flagellar basal-body rod protein FlgG yields the protein MIKGMYTAASGMYAQQHQIDVTSNNISNVNTAGFKKDRAEFEDLMYQRLNYTGGSTSQDTRNPTGIDVGSGVRISGIQKSFEEGDLEPTGNDLDIAIEGKGFFRVTLPNGETAYTRNGQFKVNSDGSIVNGNGYLLDPEIVIPDNLTKINISNDGLITATDPTTQEEQEVGQITLSDFVNPAGLAPMGESLFRATTASGDPIDANPTEEQFGNLRQGFVEMSNVKLVSEMVDLITAQRAYEANSKAIQTADKLLTIANQLKTS from the coding sequence ATGATAAAAGGAATGTATACTGCAGCTTCAGGAATGTATGCTCAACAGCATCAAATCGATGTTACTTCAAATAATATTTCGAATGTAAATACGGCTGGATTTAAAAAAGATAGAGCTGAATTTGAAGACCTAATGTATCAAAGATTAAATTATACTGGAGGATCTACTAGTCAAGACACTAGAAATCCAACAGGAATTGATGTGGGTTCTGGAGTTAGAATTTCAGGTATACAAAAGTCTTTTGAAGAAGGTGATTTAGAACCAACAGGTAATGACTTAGATATAGCTATTGAGGGTAAAGGTTTTTTTAGAGTAACCCTGCCCAATGGTGAAACAGCCTATACTAGAAATGGACAATTCAAAGTTAATAGTGATGGCTCAATAGTAAATGGTAATGGATACTTATTAGACCCTGAAATTGTTATACCAGATAACTTAACAAAAATAAATATTTCAAATGATGGTTTAATAACAGCAACGGATCCAACTACACAAGAAGAGCAAGAAGTTGGACAAATTACTTTATCAGATTTTGTTAATCCAGCAGGTTTAGCGCCAATGGGGGAATCACTTTTCAGAGCAACAACAGCCTCAGGTGATCCAATTGATGCGAATCCTACAGAAGAACAATTTGGAAATCTTAGACAAGGTTTTGTTGAGATGTCAAATGTAAAATTAGTATCAGAAATGGTAGATTTAATAACAGCACAAAGAGCTTATGAAGCAAATTCAAAAGCAATTCAAACAGCAGATAAGTTATTAACAATAGCAAATCAATTAAAAACTAGTTAA
- the rimM gene encoding ribosome maturation factor RimM (Essential for efficient processing of 16S rRNA), which translates to MKNKIYVAKLGKSVGLNGEIKIFLDSDFPEQFKKGAIFITNKGNSLTVNSFNESRGTINFVEINNIDDAKKLTNQQLFTSQENTKENCKLNKDQFFWFDLIDCMVFENEENLGTIIEIHRYPLGDYFEIKTETSLVEKNLPKTFLLPYEKNYIKSVDIKSKKIEAKDAKAILENS; encoded by the coding sequence ATGAAAAATAAAATTTATGTAGCAAAGCTTGGAAAATCAGTAGGATTAAATGGAGAAATAAAAATTTTTCTTGATTCTGATTTTCCAGAGCAATTTAAAAAAGGTGCTATATTTATAACTAACAAAGGTAATTCACTTACCGTAAATAGTTTTAATGAATCAAGAGGTACTATTAATTTTGTTGAAATTAATAATATTGATGATGCAAAAAAACTTACAAATCAACAACTATTTACTTCACAAGAAAATACAAAAGAAAACTGTAAATTAAATAAAGATCAATTTTTTTGGTTTGATTTGATTGATTGTATGGTATTTGAAAATGAAGAAAATCTAGGGACAATTATTGAAATTCATAGGTATCCACTTGGTGACTATTTTGAAATAAAAACAGAAACGTCTTTAGTAGAAAAAAACCTACCAAAAACTTTTTTACTTCCATATGAAAAAAACTACATAAAAAGTGTAGATATTAAAAGCAAAAAAATTGAAGCAAAAGATGCAAAAGCTATTTTAGAAAATAGCTAG
- a CDS encoding KH domain-containing protein, with translation MIKNFIESYVKLIASNPDSIPVSEKQIDDTFIEVTISADTHDVGKLIGKNGNMINALKTMANGCKAKDGVSYKIQVVAN, from the coding sequence ATGATTAAAAACTTCATTGAAAGCTATGTTAAGCTTATTGCTAGTAATCCAGACTCAATACCTGTATCTGAAAAGCAAATCGATGATACTTTTATTGAAGTTACTATAAGTGCTGATACTCACGATGTGGGTAAACTTATAGGAAAAAACGGTAATATGATAAATGCTTTAAAAACTATGGCTAATGGCTGTAAAGCAAAAGATGGTGTATCATATAAAATACAAGTAGTTGCAAACTAA
- the rpsP gene encoding 30S ribosomal protein S16, with amino-acid sequence MTVIRLTRMGRNKKPFYRIVVTDSRKRRDSGWIESIGYYNPVAEPKVLKLDEERYNYWLSVGAKPSEKVKKLAEAK; translated from the coding sequence ATGACAGTAATTAGATTAACAAGAATGGGTAGAAATAAAAAACCATTTTATAGAATCGTTGTAACAGATTCAAGAAAAAGAAGAGATTCAGGATGGATCGAATCAATTGGTTATTATAACCCAGTAGCAGAACCAAAAGTATTAAAACTTGACGAAGAGAGATATAATTATTGGTTAAGTGTTGGTGCTAAACCTTCTGAAAAAGTTAAAAAATTAGCTGAAGCAAAATAA
- the ffh gene encoding signal recognition particle protein, with protein MFDVITGSIKSAVNKVRFKDDAASLKKATTELRKALLKADVHHKTTKDLIYNVELRTKELGIGQNAFLKALQENLTSILTAEGNQGFVFSNTPPTTILMTGLQGSGKTTTTGKLANYLKQRKKKVLIAACDLQRLAAVEQLKQICAQIEVDLYFDDIEKDPVKIAKAAQEKAKKELYDVLLVDTAGRLAIDTELMNQLGKVKDALNPDEIFYVADSLTGHDATKTASSFKEQIGIDGVILSKFDGDTKGGVAISLAEQVGVPLRFVGTGEKMPDLEVFIPDRIVSRLMGAGDIEGLAEKTSAIIDEKKAKEVTKKIKKGEFNFNDFLEQLKMMSKLGSMKSILGMIPGMSQMAGQLKDMDFENSDEIKRIKALIGSMTPKERNEPSLLNPSRKKRLSKGSGLSEVQVNKILKQFKSASKMAKQLSNKGGMKGLSSMMSQMKGPGGMQGLPR; from the coding sequence TTGTTTGATGTAATAACTGGGTCGATTAAAAGTGCAGTAAATAAAGTAAGATTTAAAGATGATGCCGCATCATTAAAAAAAGCGACAACTGAACTTAGAAAAGCACTATTAAAAGCAGATGTACACCATAAAACCACAAAAGATTTAATATACAATGTTGAGTTAAGAACAAAAGAGTTAGGAATAGGTCAAAATGCCTTTCTAAAAGCTTTACAAGAGAACTTAACAAGCATTTTAACAGCTGAGGGTAATCAAGGCTTTGTTTTCTCTAATACTCCTCCAACAACTATTTTAATGACTGGTCTTCAAGGGTCAGGGAAGACAACTACAACAGGTAAACTTGCAAACTATTTAAAACAAAGAAAGAAAAAAGTTTTAATAGCTGCGTGTGATTTACAAAGACTAGCAGCAGTTGAGCAATTAAAACAAATATGTGCGCAAATTGAAGTTGATTTGTATTTTGATGATATTGAAAAAGATCCAGTAAAAATTGCTAAAGCAGCTCAAGAAAAAGCAAAAAAAGAACTTTACGATGTTTTATTAGTAGATACAGCTGGGCGATTAGCAATTGATACAGAATTAATGAATCAATTAGGAAAAGTAAAAGATGCTTTAAATCCTGATGAGATTTTTTACGTTGCAGATTCATTAACAGGTCATGATGCAACAAAAACAGCAAGTTCTTTTAAAGAACAAATTGGAATTGATGGAGTTATTTTATCAAAATTTGATGGGGATACTAAAGGTGGGGTTGCAATTTCATTAGCTGAACAAGTTGGTGTTCCTTTAAGATTTGTTGGTACTGGTGAAAAAATGCCAGATTTAGAAGTATTTATTCCAGATAGAATTGTTTCTAGACTTATGGGTGCTGGAGATATTGAAGGACTTGCAGAAAAAACATCAGCAATCATTGATGAAAAAAAAGCAAAAGAAGTAACTAAAAAAATCAAAAAAGGTGAGTTCAATTTTAATGACTTTTTAGAACAACTTAAAATGATGAGTAAATTAGGTTCAATGAAATCTATTTTAGGAATGATTCCAGGTATGTCACAAATGGCTGGACAACTAAAAGATATGGATTTTGAAAACTCTGATGAGATAAAAAGAATTAAAGCTTTAATTGGTTCTATGACTCCAAAAGAAAGAAATGAACCATCACTTTTAAATCCAAGTAGAAAGAAAAGATTATCTAAAGGTTCTGGTTTATCAGAAGTACAAGTTAATAAAATCTTGAAGCAATTTAAAAGTGCATCTAAAATGGCAAAACAACTATCAAATAAAGGTGGCATGAAAGGCTTATCAAGCATGATGTCTCAAATGAAAGGTCCTGGTGGAATGCAAGGTCTACCAAGATAA
- a CDS encoding RluA family pseudouridine synthase yields MGQDKAYKVLAKQENISNSKAKDLIDKGLVKVGDKKVLIARGDISENTKFIVKEVAPIKVIFQDDDILAVDKPAFLTADEVSRKFPNYLLLNRLDKETSGVMLFAKNEEFQTKAIREFKNNNVYKEYVAVVEGKVIDEIVVDKPILTIKNNKGVARSKVDMKKGKSAKTTVYPMLVEGNKSKIKVVIDTGRTHQIRVHLNYIDYPIIGDNVYGKPSTHVNRVLLHSKITKIFDYTFEAKVPREFNIYGL; encoded by the coding sequence ATGGGACAAGATAAAGCTTATAAAGTATTAGCAAAACAAGAAAATATATCAAATAGTAAAGCAAAAGATTTAATTGATAAAGGCTTAGTAAAAGTTGGAGATAAAAAAGTTTTAATTGCAAGGGGTGATATCTCTGAAAATACAAAATTTATTGTAAAAGAAGTTGCTCCTATAAAAGTGATATTTCAAGATGATGATATCCTAGCTGTTGATAAACCAGCTTTCTTAACAGCAGATGAAGTATCAAGAAAGTTTCCAAATTATTTATTATTAAACAGATTAGATAAAGAGACAAGTGGAGTTATGCTTTTTGCAAAAAATGAAGAGTTTCAAACAAAAGCTATACGTGAGTTTAAAAACAACAATGTGTATAAAGAATATGTTGCTGTAGTTGAGGGAAAAGTTATTGATGAAATTGTTGTTGATAAACCAATTTTAACTATCAAAAATAACAAAGGTGTTGCTCGAAGTAAAGTAGATATGAAAAAAGGGAAAAGTGCAAAAACTACTGTTTATCCAATGCTTGTTGAAGGAAATAAATCAAAAATAAAAGTTGTAATTGATACAGGAAGAACTCACCAAATCAGAGTTCACTTGAATTATATTGATTATCCTATTATTGGTGATAATGTTTATGGAAAACCTTCAACTCACGTAAATAGAGTTTTACTGCACTCAAAAATAACTAAAATTTTTGATTATACATTTGAAGCAAAGGTTCCTAGAGAATTTAATATCTATGGGCTTTAA
- a CDS encoding glycosyltransferase N-terminal domain-containing protein produces MSLFSIFYFLVSLLLYILAIPFILFKSKNKKYKKALPSRFFLKDNNSFSESKIWFHVCSFGETKAIKPIVEALNEDVNISVITNTGFDEAKKLSKNVRFLPYELFLPFWIKKQKVLLVMEAELWYMLFLIAKIKKTKTILINARISDKSYKSYKKFSWFYKRIFKNIDKVFAQSEIDKNRLEELGAKKCGSNRKYKISHTTKKKQ; encoded by the coding sequence TTGAGCCTCTTCTCGATATTTTATTTTTTAGTATCTTTACTACTATATATTTTAGCAATCCCCTTTATTTTATTTAAGTCAAAAAACAAAAAATATAAAAAAGCTCTGCCTTCAAGATTTTTTTTAAAAGATAATAACTCTTTTAGTGAATCAAAAATTTGGTTTCATGTTTGTTCTTTTGGTGAAACAAAAGCAATAAAACCAATTGTAGAAGCTTTGAATGAAGATGTTAATATATCAGTTATTACAAATACAGGTTTTGATGAAGCTAAAAAATTAAGTAAAAATGTAAGGTTTTTACCCTATGAGCTTTTTCTTCCTTTTTGGATCAAAAAACAAAAAGTTCTTTTAGTTATGGAAGCAGAACTTTGGTACATGCTTTTTTTAATTGCAAAAATTAAAAAAACAAAAACAATTTTAATAAATGCAAGAATAAGTGATAAGTCATATAAGTCATATAAAAAGTTTTCTTGGTTTTATAAAAGAATTTTCAAAAATATTGATAAAGTATTTGCCCAAAGTGAAATTGACAAAAATAGACTTGAAGAGTTGGGTGCAAAAAAATGTGGAAGTAATAGGAAATATAAAATTAGCCACACTACCAAAAAGAAGCAATAA
- a CDS encoding zinc ribbon domain-containing protein, whose protein sequence is MNKYLEDLIKLSKFDSKISSFEPQIDNEKEKLATFVEIAEEIKKGINDTYAQIDEIKSKRTKNNIHLAELKSKLDDISKKGAIVQTEKEVKALQLEEEIAKEQISFANEEIERLDKLSTVKEEELKELQEKLTEEENGIKELQVAVDSAIEEINKERNVVYQDRSELLADFDNKVLTFYEKIKRWAKDTAVVPVKKQACYGCFMKISDQTYAEIIKSEEIINCPHCGRIIYKEEETVEA, encoded by the coding sequence TTGAACAAGTATTTAGAGGATTTAATCAAATTATCAAAATTTGACAGCAAAATTAGTTCATTTGAACCACAAATTGACAACGAAAAAGAAAAATTAGCAACTTTTGTTGAGATAGCAGAAGAGATTAAAAAAGGTATAAATGATACTTATGCTCAAATTGATGAGATAAAATCAAAAAGAACTAAAAATAATATTCACTTAGCTGAATTAAAATCGAAATTAGATGATATATCTAAAAAAGGTGCAATAGTTCAAACAGAAAAAGAAGTAAAAGCTTTACAATTAGAAGAAGAGATTGCAAAAGAGCAAATTTCATTTGCAAATGAAGAGATTGAAAGACTTGACAAACTATCAACTGTAAAAGAAGAAGAGTTAAAAGAGTTACAAGAGAAATTAACTGAGGAAGAAAATGGAATCAAAGAGCTGCAAGTAGCTGTTGATAGCGCTATAGAAGAGATTAATAAAGAGAGAAATGTTGTTTATCAAGATAGATCAGAGTTATTAGCTGATTTTGATAATAAAGTTTTAACTTTTTATGAAAAAATTAAAAGATGGGCAAAAGATACTGCTGTTGTTCCTGTTAAAAAACAGGCTTGTTATGGTTGTTTTATGAAAATAAGTGACCAAACATATGCAGAAATAATTAAATCAGAAGAAATTATCAATTGTCCACATTGTGGAAGAATAATTTATAAAGAAGAAGAAACTGTAGAGGCTTAA
- a CDS encoding Nif3-like dinuclear metal center hexameric protein codes for MKIKDIYDYLDSLSPFDLQEKWDNSGLVVGSFEEEVKKVYISIDLDEELLSNMEENSLVITHHPLIFSPLKRVNFDSYSTKLLRTLIQKNISLISMHTNIDKTHLNKYVGKDILGLNLENSEEYISYAKVNSSFDKFCEEISKKLNIEELKFVKCSDEVKRVALVTGAGMSMISEVKADCFLTGDIKYHDAMDAKTRGISLIDIRHYESECHFTELLYSLIEKYLKKNKLTAIMANSKNPFSFYNTRRNG; via the coding sequence ATGAAAATCAAAGATATTTATGACTATTTAGATTCACTTTCACCTTTTGATTTACAAGAGAAGTGGGATAACTCTGGACTAGTTGTAGGTAGTTTTGAAGAAGAGGTAAAAAAAGTCTATATTAGTATAGATTTAGATGAAGAATTACTTTCTAATATGGAAGAAAACTCTTTAGTGATAACTCATCATCCTTTGATTTTTTCACCTTTGAAAAGAGTTAATTTTGATTCTTACTCTACAAAGCTTTTACGAACTTTGATACAAAAAAATATTTCATTAATTTCAATGCATACAAATATAGATAAAACACATTTGAATAAATATGTTGGAAAAGATATTTTAGGATTGAATTTAGAAAATAGTGAAGAATATATCTCATATGCCAAGGTAAATTCTTCATTTGATAAATTTTGTGAAGAAATTTCAAAAAAATTAAATATTGAAGAATTAAAATTTGTAAAATGTAGTGATGAGGTAAAAAGAGTTGCCCTAGTTACAGGGGCAGGAATGTCGATGATATCGGAAGTTAAAGCCGATTGTTTTTTAACTGGTGATATAAAATATCACGATGCAATGGATGCTAAGACAAGAGGAATATCATTAATTGATATAAGACATTATGAAAGTGAATGCCATTTTACGGAACTTTTATACTCTCTTATTGAAAAATATTTGAAAAAAAATAAATTAACAGCTATAATGGCGAATTCAAAAAATCCATTCAGTTTTTATAATACAAGGAGAAACGGTTGA
- the glyQ gene encoding glycine--tRNA ligase subunit alpha, protein MITFSQLLLKLQQFWAEQGCNIVQPYDIPAGAGTFHPATLLRSLDSTPWSTAYVAPSRRPTDGRYGENPNRLGAYYQFQVLIKPSPDNIQDLYLQSLEYLGLDVSKHDIRFVEDNWESPTLGAWGLGWEVWLDGMEVTQFTYFQQVGGIACDPVAVEITYGTERLAMYLQEVDSVFDIVWNENAHGKTTYADVHKEAEYEFSKYNFEVANVDMLFKHFDDAFNECKSCLEAGLPLPAYDQCMMASHAFNTLDARKAISVTERQNYILKVRELSQGCALLYKEQEQDRLKRIGK, encoded by the coding sequence ATGATTACATTTTCACAACTTCTTTTAAAATTACAACAATTTTGGGCAGAGCAAGGTTGCAATATTGTTCAACCTTATGATATACCAGCTGGTGCTGGGACATTTCATCCTGCAACATTATTAAGAAGTTTAGACTCAACACCTTGGAGTACAGCATATGTAGCCCCAAGTAGAAGACCAACTGATGGAAGATATGGAGAGAACCCAAATAGATTAGGGGCTTACTACCAATTTCAAGTTTTAATCAAACCAAGTCCAGATAATATCCAAGATTTATATTTACAATCTTTAGAGTATTTAGGTTTAGATGTTTCTAAGCATGATATTAGATTCGTAGAAGATAACTGGGAATCTCCGACATTAGGAGCTTGGGGACTTGGATGGGAAGTTTGGCTTGATGGTATGGAAGTTACTCAATTCACATATTTCCAACAAGTAGGTGGAATAGCTTGTGATCCAGTTGCCGTTGAAATTACATACGGTACTGAAAGATTAGCTATGTATTTACAAGAGGTTGATTCTGTATTTGATATAGTTTGGAATGAAAATGCACATGGTAAAACAACATATGCAGATGTTCATAAAGAAGCAGAATATGAATTCTCTAAATATAATTTTGAAGTAGCAAATGTAGATATGCTATTTAAGCACTTTGATGATGCCTTTAATGAGTGTAAATCATGTTTAGAAGCAGGACTTCCCCTTCCAGCATATGATCAATGTATGATGGCAAGTCATGCTTTTAACACACTTGATGCAAGAAAAGCAATATCTGTAACTGAGAGACAAAATTATATTTTAAAAGTGCGAGAGCTTTCACAAGGTTGTGCTTTATTATATAAAGAACAAGAACAAGATAGATTAAAAAGAATTGGAAAATAA
- the purE gene encoding 5-(carboxyamino)imidazole ribonucleotide mutase yields the protein MNFVSIIMGSKSDYEIMKNCAETLEQFNVQYEMIISSAHRSPERTKTYVKEAEEKGAIVFIAAAGMAAHLAGALASATTKPVIGVPMKGGAMDGMDAMLSTVQMPSGMPVATVALGKAGAINAAYLAIQILAITDKELAIKLKEDRIVKSKAVEVDSKTIEVLI from the coding sequence ATGAATTTTGTTTCTATTATTATGGGTAGTAAATCTGACTATGAAATTATGAAAAACTGTGCTGAAACATTGGAGCAATTCAATGTTCAATATGAAATGATAATCTCTTCTGCACATAGATCTCCTGAGAGAACTAAAACTTATGTAAAAGAGGCTGAAGAGAAAGGTGCAATAGTATTTATTGCTGCTGCTGGAATGGCTGCACATCTTGCTGGTGCATTAGCCTCTGCTACAACTAAACCTGTTATTGGAGTACCTATGAAAGGTGGTGCGATGGATGGTATGGATGCTATGCTTTCAACTGTTCAAATGCCTTCTGGAATGCCAGTTGCTACTGTTGCTTTAGGAAAAGCTGGAGCTATTAATGCAGCGTACCTAGCTATTCAAATCTTAGCAATTACAGATAAAGAACTTGCTATAAAATTAAAAGAAGATAGAATAGTAAAAAGTAAAGCGGTAGAAGTTGATTCTAAAACTATAGAAGTACTAATATAA